The Coccidioides posadasii str. Silveira chromosome 3, complete sequence genome contains a region encoding:
- a CDS encoding uncharacterized protein (EggNog:ENOG410PH5F~COG:E~BUSCO:5466at33183): protein MPYDIDKAIGSFEAMTVEQDQDQLRAHGLCPESRVLIVMTGGTICMRRSSSGFVPARGFQDAALRPSSTFNDGSNPGPVDVVINASGERKSYPTLRTPLSIYDARVRYAVYEFEELLDSSSIDAKGWAQIARTIYWNYTLFDGFVVLHGTDSLAYTSSALSFMFQNLGKPVILTGSQAPMLELQNDATDNLLGSLIIAGHFMIPEVCLYFNHNLFRGTRATKVAASDFAAFASPNFPPLAVTTSMRTHVKWEQVHKPTTIKHFSIQMNLDTTHVACLRIFPGIKPEMVDAVLRLPGLRGLVLETFGAGNAPGGQDNAMTKVLADAIHRGIVIVNVTQCLSGSVSPVYAPGMTLSRAGVVAGLDMTTEAALTKLAFLLGVPDTTPQSVARDMSISLRGELTEHSHPVFRHPDGALPDRIKNLAALGYAVAQGNLEKVKEIMRTEQDWILNDADYSGNTPLHLAATSPNLGILRYFLLHGGSVHLRNYAGRTPLFLAANAGLIDHVNLLRESGAHLHEDERGVAELHARGRPDIWTLAGVDMEVVNRMEGGSDSNGERKTNGNAPVPT from the exons ATGCCTTACGACATAGACAAGGCGATCGGTTCATTCGAAGCCATGACGGTTGAGCAGGACCAAGACCAACTCAGGGCACATGGCCTCTGCCCCGAATCCCGCGTCCTCATCGTCATGACGGGCGGCACAATCTGCATGCGCCGTTCCTCGTCCGGGTTCGTGCCAGCCCGGGGTTTCCAAGACGCCGCTCTTCGTCCATCCTCAACGTTCAACGACGGCTCGAATCCCGGGCCAGTCGACGTAGTCATCAACGCATCTGGCGAGCGGAAGAGTTACCCTACGCTGCGCACCCCGTTAAGCATATATGACGCGCGGGTCCGATATGCCGTGTACGAGTTCGAGGAGCTGCTAGATAGCAGCTCGATCGACGCAAAAGGGTGGGCACAGATCGCGAGAACTATCTATTGGAATTACACCCTCTTCGACGGCTTCGTTGTCTTGCATGGCACCGACAGCCTGGCGTATACCTCCTCCGCGCTGAGCTTCATGTTCCAGAATCTAGGCAAACCGGTCATCCTCACGGGTTCGCAGGCGCCGATGCTGGAGCTCCAGAACGACGCAACAGATAATCTACTCGGATCTTTGATCATCGCAGGTCATTTTATGATTCCGGAAGTGTGCTTGTATTTTAATCATAATCTCTTCCGTGGAACTCGAGCAACCAAGGTTGCAGCGAGCGATTTTGCGGCCTTTGCATCGCCGAATTTCCCTCCGTTGGCTGTGACGACGTCGATGCGGACGCACGTAAAGTGGGAACAGGTGCATAAGCCTACTACTATTAAACATTTCAGCATCCAGATGAACCTAGATACGACGCATGTGGCGTGCTTGAGGATATTCCCTGGTATAAAGCCTGAGATGGTTGATGCGGTGCTTCGACTGCCTGGATTACGCGGCTTGGTGCTGGAGACCTTTGGCGCCGGGAACGCACCTGGAGGACAAGACAACGCCATGACCAAGGTGCTTGCTGATGCTATTCACCGTGGAATTGTCATTGTGAATGTGACTCAGT GCTTATCTGGGAGCGTGAGCCCTGTATACGCTCCGGGAATGACTTTATCACGGGCGGGTGTGGTTGCAGGATTAGACATGACCACGGAGGCGGCTCTCACAAAGCTCGCCTTCTTGCTAGGGGTGCCCGACACGACGCCACAGTCTGTCGCTCGAGATATGTCGATCTCCCTTCGGGGTGAACTCACGGAGCACTCACATCCCGTGTTCAGACATCCTGACGGTGCGCTGCCTGATCGGATAAAGAATCTGGCGGCGCTTGGTTATGCAGTTGCCCAGGGGAACTTGGAGAAGGTGAAAGAAATCATGCGAACGGAGCAGGATTGGATTCTTAACGATGCAGATTATTCTGGGAACACACCATTG caCCTCGCTGCGACTTCGCCCAATCTTGGCATCTTGAGGTACTTTCTCCTCCACGGCGGCTCTGTTCATCTGCGCAACTATGCAGGGCGCACGCCGTTGTTTCTGGCCGCCAACGCGGGACTGATCGACCATGTCAATTTACTACGGGAGTCCGGAGCGCACCTGCACGAGGACGAGCGAGGTGTCGCAGAGTTACACGCCCGTGGACGACCAGATATATGGACGCTGGCAGGAGTTGACATGGAAGTGGTGAACCGAATGGAGGGGGGATCCGATTCAAATGGGGAGAGAAAGACAAATGGTAACGCGCCGGTTCCTACATGA
- a CDS encoding uncharacterized protein (EggNog:ENOG410PYE0~TransMembrane:1 (o20-41i)) produces MDSTPALPEDWADSYPDKQQLKSLGIAALIIMIVFAICMMLSKFWVQRKPVEPPPPITKLPIDIVLCVSDYLSPMDKLCFSLSCKSAWNALNGVQNSPKFGHPMKFSTSSFPHSRDHNLRSGYWQLLRRLEDSRFRCCAGCLKLHPVSEFSTHDLATVADQRTCMFGSLVGVIPLCPCIQLTFRTKLNLTAQLRKLAIANKTADGLDTDAVFLSDWHECRYTQGSTKVHARHTPMLNQDGRLVITSHYTVDARRKLALVDFPGFCCPHRTISALVLASLDSSSKNDFSCKWCGTRIVNCSGASGDNFVLETSRVLGKSEDVADQEWHLQTTGAFEQFDILGPRRQWPGRSWDDIDDN; encoded by the coding sequence ATGGATTCTACCCCTGCACTCCCAGAGGACTGGGCGGACTCATATCCGGACAAGCAGCAGTTAAAGTCACTTGGAATTGCTGCTCTGATAATAATGATCGTTTTTGCCATTTGCATGATGCTATCTAAATTTTGGGTTCAAAGAAAGCCGGTCGAGCCTCCTCCGCCTATTACCAAGCTCCCAATCGATATTGTCCTCTGTGTCTCAGATTATCTTTCCCCGATGGACAAgctttgcttttctttgagCTGCAAATCAGCCTGGAATGCCTTGAACGGCGTTCAGAACTCTCCCAAGTTTGGGCACCCTATGAAATTCAGCACCTCCTCCTTTCCTCATAGCCGTGATCACAATCTGAGATCTGGATATTGGCAATTACTGCGCCGCTTGGAGGATTCTCGCTTCAGATGCTGTGCAGGATGCCTCAAACTACATCCAGTTAGCGAGTTCTCAACGCACGACCTCGCCACAGTCGCAGATCAACGTACTTGCATGTTTGGCTCGCTGGTTGGCGTGATTCCCCTTTGTCCTTGCATCCAACTCACTTTTCGGACCAAACTCAACCTTACCGCTCAGCTACGAAAGTTAGCTATCGCAAACAAAACCGCTGACGGCTTAGACACAGACGCCGTTTTCCTATCTGACTGGCATGAGTGCCGATACACTCAGGGATCAACGAAAGTCCATGCTAGGCACACTCCGATGTTGAATCAAGACGGGCGTTTGGTTATTACCTCTCACTATACCGTGGATGCCAGAAGGAAACTTGCCCTTGTTGACTTCCCAGGATTCTGCTGCCCTCACCGGACCATATCTGCCCTCGTTCTTGCTTCGTTGGATTCGTCATCCAAAAACGATTTCTCCTGCAAGTGGTGTGGGACCAGGATAGTGAACTGTTCAGGCGCTTCTGGGGATAATTTCGTGTTAGAAACTAGTAGAGTGCTAGGGAAGAGTGAGGACGTGGCTGATCAGGAATGGCATCTGCAAACTACGGGTGCGTTTGAGCAATTTGATATCCTTGGCCCGCGGCGCCAATGGCCGGGTAGATCGTGGGATGACATAGACGACAACTGA
- a CDS encoding uncharacterized protein (EggNog:ENOG410PJYD~COG:C), producing MRCLYFYTSIFSSRQPARTMSSASNTKKPTLLYVGEPIRGPNRERWARFRENFNILTYTRTTKEDLLASLKPGGRYSQIDGIIRPCNTGNNNLPRFNKEFISHLPLSLKIISSSNHGYEREDTEELGRRGIWYCNGAGAANDSTGDIALLLIIAAFRYTSFCENNLRTTRKGDYFAVEDAVAPTSVNPRDKILGIVGMGEVGRAVSVRAKALGMKIHYFSRTRKSPKVEREAGVAEYHATLESLLKVADCVLLACPHSPETHHLLNKDTFKLMKRGVRVVNVARGKCIDEEALADAIDEGIVVGAGLDVYHDEPTVNPRLLDNWKITLLPHIGGACLDTHLNFERIAMDNIEAFFRGDGKLLTPVNNVTGPRL from the exons ATGCGCTGCTTGTATTTCTATACCTCTATCTTCTCCTCGAGACAACCCGCCAGAACGATGTCCAGCGCCAGCAACACCAAGAAACCGACGCTGCTTTATGTCGGCGAACCGATCCGTGGACCTAACCGCGAGAGATGGGCCCGATTCCGCGAGAACTTCAACATCCTAACCTATACACGTACTACAAAGGAAGATCTCCTCGCCTCCTTGAAACCTGGTGGCAGGTACTCCCAGATAGATGGGATCATTCGGCCCTGCAATACCGGTAATAACAACCTCCCGCGCTTCAATAAAGAATTCATTTCCCATCTTCCTCTGTCGCTGAAGATTATTTCATCTTCGAATCACGGCTATGAACGAGAGGACACGGAAGAACTTGGTCGTCGAGGGATATGGTATTGTAACGGTGCTGGAGCAGCGAACGACTCCACGGGAGATATTGCATTGCTCCTCATCATAGCTGCATTTCGCTATACCAGCTTTTGCGAGAATAACTTGCGTACAACTCGCAAGGGAGACTACTTCGCCGTAGAGGACGCGGTGGCCCCAACCTCGGTCAATCCACGCGATAAGATTCTGGGCATTGTGGGTATGGGAGAGGTCGGACGTGCGGTTTCTGTACGAGCAAAAGCGCTGGGAATGAAAATACATTACTTCAGTCGAACACGAAAGTCGCCGAAGGTAGAGCGAGAAGCTGGTGTCGCGGAATATCATGCCACGTTAGAGTCCCTGCTAAAGGTTGCGGACTGTGTGCTGCTCGCATGTCCGCATTCCCCAGAGACGCATCATCTGTTAAATAAAGATACTTTCAAGTTGATGAAAAGAGGGGTGAGGGTAGTCAATGTTGCCAGAGGCAAGTGCATTGATGAAGAAGCATTGGCAGATGCTATTGACGAGGGTATCGTCGTGGGAGCTGGTTTAGATGTCTATCATGACGA GCCCACCGTCAATCCCAGATTACTAGATAACTGGAAAATCACTTTGCTGCCGCACATCGGCGGTGCATGTCTTGACACGCATCTC AACTTTGAGAGAATAGCAATGGACAATATCGAGGCATTCTTCCGGGGAGATGGGAAGCTATTGACACCTGTAAACAATGTCACAGGGCCACGCCTCTAA